A stretch of Malus sylvestris chromosome 11, drMalSylv7.2, whole genome shotgun sequence DNA encodes these proteins:
- the LOC126589515 gene encoding homeobox-leucine zipper protein ROC7-like isoform X1 yields the protein MAGREMTSNSHISSTGANNNLQNMNYSENFGEESPIPKLQPIEKSVKEVCAGSSSKITKTVEAYCKSGLELWVDLKTDSPQLHLDHMDLPQLTVPAPPQGSSPQADHLSNFGSQMLLASNSIQRASDLLVSVSLGAEMNRIKTTELASQAMEELKKLALAREPLWQVDIENNTEILSEIEYTREFGDISTTLMEIVRMVEVRESPSLPNLALNNSEYSVGSNEHKPRELGGPKPASFEASREIGFVQMNPASIIELLMDLGQWSQAFSTIVSRASIMGVLSSTGVQGNYDGTLQVMTAEFQAPAPLIPTRENYFARYCKNLGDGMWGVVDVSLEKLFQLPSRNFRRQPSGCLIQEMPNGWSQVIWVEHVEVDNTLVHNLFKPLVSSGFAFSAKRWVTTLIGQRQWLETLTATRTTLAADGADVSSQGRRSLLKLSERMVRSFYIDNISGSAENKWMPLPLGWPISGAENVRISMKSSTDDPGKPPGSTVVFTTSINLPFPRKQVFSFLRDEKCRNEWDMLASNHGFDEYAYFANGKTPGNRVSILRAFKSNEVEIFYLQASYTDATGSYVVYAPIDMYAMTELINGGNPDNLAILASGFSILPDKPKHRDDTGGSLLTIAFHVAAGTSTQEHVSAHQHANLMYCVLASTVVSVEDGLQST from the exons ATGGCCGGAAGAGAAATGACCAGCAACAGTCATATTTCTAGCACCGGGGCTAACAACAATCTCCAAAACATGAATTATTCTGAGAATTTCGGAGAAGAGTCCCCAATTCCAAAGCTCCAACccattgagaa ATCCGTGAAAGAAGTGTGTGCAGGGTCAAGTAGTAAGATTACAAAAACGGTTGAGGCGTACTGCAAATCAGGATTAGAGCTCTGGGTTGATTTAAAG ACAgatagtccacaacttcatttAGATCATATGGACCTACCTCAACTCACTGTGCCGGCACCCCCTCAAGGCTCATCCCCACAAGCTGATCACCTCTCAAATTTTGGCTCACAGATGCTTCTTGCAAGCAACAGTATCCAAAGAGCCAGTGACCTACTCGTTTCAGTCTCACTAGGTGCTGAAATGAACAGAATCAAAACCACTGAGCTAGCTTCTCAAGCAATGGAAGAgctgaaaaaactggctttggCTAGAGAGCCTCTTTGGCAAGTTGACATAGAAAACAACACTGAAATACTGAGTGAGATCGAGTATACGAGGGAATTTGGGGATATCAGCACCACATTGATGGAGATAGTGAGAATGGTTGAGGTAAGAGAGTCTCCATCTCTGCCAAACTTGGCCCTTAACAATTCTGAATATTCAGTAGGAAGTAATGAACATAAGCCAAGGGAACTTGGAGGACCAAAGCCTGCTAGTTTTGAAGCTTCACGAGAAATTGGTTTTGTCCAAATGAATCCCGCAAGCATTATTGAACTGCTAATGGATTTG GGGCAGTGGTCACAAGCATTTTCTACTATCGTCTCTAGGGCATCGATCATGGGAGTGTTGTCATCCACTGGAGTACAAGGAAACTATGATGGAACTCTTCAAGTG ATGACAGCTGAATTTCAGGCCCCTGCACCTTTAATCCCAACTAGAGAAAATTATTTTGCAAGGTATTGCAAAAATCTGGGCGACGGCATGTGGGGAGTTGTGGATGTTTCCTTGGAAAAATTGTTTCAACTTCCATCAAGAAACTTTCGAAGACAACCATCTGGTTGTTTGATTCAAGAGATGCCAAATGGATGGTCTCAG GTTATATGGGTAGAACATGTGGAGGTAGATAATACACTTGTTCATAATCTTTTTAAGCCGTTGGTCAGTTCTGGTTTTGCATTTTCCGCAAAACGTTGGGTTACCACTTTGATTGGACAACGTCAATGGCTGGAAACTTTAACGGCTACAAGAACTACTCTTGCAGCTGATGGAG CTGATGTTTCATCACAAGGAAGAAGAAGCCTATTGAAGCTTTCGGAGAGGATGGTAAGAAGTTTTTACATTGATAATATCAGCGGTTCTGCTGAGAACAAGTGGATGCCACTGCCATTGGGCTGGCCAATCTCTGGTGCTGAAAATGTAAGGATTTCAATGAAGAGTAGCACAGATGACCCTGGAAAGCCTCCAGGTAGCACAGTAGTGTTTACTACTTCCATAAATCTTCCTTTCCCTCGTAAACAAGTATTCAGTTTCCTTCGCGACGAGAAATGTCGAAATGAG TGGGATATGCTTGCATCAAACCATGGCTTCGATGAATATGCATATTTTGCTAATGGCAAAACTCCAGGAAATCGTGTTTCCATATTGCGAGCCTTTAAGTCCAAT GAGGTTGAAATATTCTACTTGCAAGCAAGTTATACTGACGCAACAGGCTCATACGTTGTTTATGCACCGATCGATATGTATGCCATGACAGAGCTCATAAATGGTGGAAACCCAGATAATTTGGCTATTTTGGCTTCAGGGTTTTCAATCCTTCCTGATAAGCCAAAGCACCGGGACGATACTGGCGGAAGTCTCTTGACAATTGCCTTCCACGTTGCTGCTGGAACTTCAACTCAAGAACATGTGTCTGCTCATCAACATGCCAATCTTATGTACTGTGTTCTTGCATCAACTGTTGTTTCAGTTGAGGATGGATTACAATCTACCTAA
- the LOC126589515 gene encoding homeobox-leucine zipper protein MERISTEM L1-like isoform X2 — protein MAGREMTSNSHISSTGANNNLQNMNYSENFGEESPIPKLQPIEKSVKEVCAGSSSKITKTVEAYCKSGLELWVDLKMLLASNSIQRASDLLVSVSLGAEMNRIKTTELASQAMEELKKLALAREPLWQVDIENNTEILSEIEYTREFGDISTTLMEIVRMVEVRESPSLPNLALNNSEYSVGSNEHKPRELGGPKPASFEASREIGFVQMNPASIIELLMDLGQWSQAFSTIVSRASIMGVLSSTGVQGNYDGTLQVMTAEFQAPAPLIPTRENYFARYCKNLGDGMWGVVDVSLEKLFQLPSRNFRRQPSGCLIQEMPNGWSQVIWVEHVEVDNTLVHNLFKPLVSSGFAFSAKRWVTTLIGQRQWLETLTATRTTLAADGADVSSQGRRSLLKLSERMVRSFYIDNISGSAENKWMPLPLGWPISGAENVRISMKSSTDDPGKPPGSTVVFTTSINLPFPRKQVFSFLRDEKCRNEWDMLASNHGFDEYAYFANGKTPGNRVSILRAFKSNEVEIFYLQASYTDATGSYVVYAPIDMYAMTELINGGNPDNLAILASGFSILPDKPKHRDDTGGSLLTIAFHVAAGTSTQEHVSAHQHANLMYCVLASTVVSVEDGLQST, from the exons ATGGCCGGAAGAGAAATGACCAGCAACAGTCATATTTCTAGCACCGGGGCTAACAACAATCTCCAAAACATGAATTATTCTGAGAATTTCGGAGAAGAGTCCCCAATTCCAAAGCTCCAACccattgagaa ATCCGTGAAAGAAGTGTGTGCAGGGTCAAGTAGTAAGATTACAAAAACGGTTGAGGCGTACTGCAAATCAGGATTAGAGCTCTGGGTTGATTTAAAG ATGCTTCTTGCAAGCAACAGTATCCAAAGAGCCAGTGACCTACTCGTTTCAGTCTCACTAGGTGCTGAAATGAACAGAATCAAAACCACTGAGCTAGCTTCTCAAGCAATGGAAGAgctgaaaaaactggctttggCTAGAGAGCCTCTTTGGCAAGTTGACATAGAAAACAACACTGAAATACTGAGTGAGATCGAGTATACGAGGGAATTTGGGGATATCAGCACCACATTGATGGAGATAGTGAGAATGGTTGAGGTAAGAGAGTCTCCATCTCTGCCAAACTTGGCCCTTAACAATTCTGAATATTCAGTAGGAAGTAATGAACATAAGCCAAGGGAACTTGGAGGACCAAAGCCTGCTAGTTTTGAAGCTTCACGAGAAATTGGTTTTGTCCAAATGAATCCCGCAAGCATTATTGAACTGCTAATGGATTTG GGGCAGTGGTCACAAGCATTTTCTACTATCGTCTCTAGGGCATCGATCATGGGAGTGTTGTCATCCACTGGAGTACAAGGAAACTATGATGGAACTCTTCAAGTG ATGACAGCTGAATTTCAGGCCCCTGCACCTTTAATCCCAACTAGAGAAAATTATTTTGCAAGGTATTGCAAAAATCTGGGCGACGGCATGTGGGGAGTTGTGGATGTTTCCTTGGAAAAATTGTTTCAACTTCCATCAAGAAACTTTCGAAGACAACCATCTGGTTGTTTGATTCAAGAGATGCCAAATGGATGGTCTCAG GTTATATGGGTAGAACATGTGGAGGTAGATAATACACTTGTTCATAATCTTTTTAAGCCGTTGGTCAGTTCTGGTTTTGCATTTTCCGCAAAACGTTGGGTTACCACTTTGATTGGACAACGTCAATGGCTGGAAACTTTAACGGCTACAAGAACTACTCTTGCAGCTGATGGAG CTGATGTTTCATCACAAGGAAGAAGAAGCCTATTGAAGCTTTCGGAGAGGATGGTAAGAAGTTTTTACATTGATAATATCAGCGGTTCTGCTGAGAACAAGTGGATGCCACTGCCATTGGGCTGGCCAATCTCTGGTGCTGAAAATGTAAGGATTTCAATGAAGAGTAGCACAGATGACCCTGGAAAGCCTCCAGGTAGCACAGTAGTGTTTACTACTTCCATAAATCTTCCTTTCCCTCGTAAACAAGTATTCAGTTTCCTTCGCGACGAGAAATGTCGAAATGAG TGGGATATGCTTGCATCAAACCATGGCTTCGATGAATATGCATATTTTGCTAATGGCAAAACTCCAGGAAATCGTGTTTCCATATTGCGAGCCTTTAAGTCCAAT GAGGTTGAAATATTCTACTTGCAAGCAAGTTATACTGACGCAACAGGCTCATACGTTGTTTATGCACCGATCGATATGTATGCCATGACAGAGCTCATAAATGGTGGAAACCCAGATAATTTGGCTATTTTGGCTTCAGGGTTTTCAATCCTTCCTGATAAGCCAAAGCACCGGGACGATACTGGCGGAAGTCTCTTGACAATTGCCTTCCACGTTGCTGCTGGAACTTCAACTCAAGAACATGTGTCTGCTCATCAACATGCCAATCTTATGTACTGTGTTCTTGCATCAACTGTTGTTTCAGTTGAGGATGGATTACAATCTACCTAA